The following are from one region of the Stenotrophomonas lactitubi genome:
- a CDS encoding TonB-dependent receptor — MPSHSDSRRSSGMSSSLVSFRRHPLALACAGLALAASFGAAAQDSAPTPTGLDTITVTAEHREQNLQEVPVSVGVVQGERMRDFTAGGDDTLLALSGRVPSLYAETTTGRIFPRFYIRGLGNIDFYLGASQPVSIIQDDVVLEHVVLKSNPVYDVDQVEVLRGPQGSLFGRNTTAGIVKFDTLKPTQDYSGRVSASYASYNSVSIDGGFGGPINDIASFRVSALYQHRDDYVDNTYTGPSADGTVSPKKNAMGGFDDRNVRAQLLLTPSDQFSILASAHARDYEGTSTLFLRNALTKGSNKTDVPRDQVAYDEADNNPQAYKTYGGSVKARYDFGAIDFTSITAYETTSGYSRGDTDGGAAVNFPVNDVPNGYGQSMGQIRDLDQWTQEFRLASHDDSALQWQAGAFYFNGSDTTDFYQRAWFLKGAARNPNNWVRLRNKNTSWAGFGQLSYAFTDKFTVTAGLRQTRDEKHTRLLKTADTAAGAVTYKGRTDVKMTDTTPSWDLSAMYQITPDVSVYAKVARGFRGPTIQGRSAVFNADFTTADSETILSWEAGVKSSLWDNRLRLNATAFTYTVNDIQLNGNDSDGNGVLFNADKAKAYGFEADMELRPIPNLTLSAGLSLLHSEIKDKRVYAQVCALNGKVVCTVDDPTIKVGANTFAQIDGNPLPNAPKYNVNLAARYDFPLSDAGTMFVSTDWNKQGYTSFVLYDSQEFNSKGDFEGGLKIGYSGNYGAYEVSLFARNITNEKNLKGVIENYMAAVYNEPRTVGVSLNMNW; from the coding sequence ATGCCTTCCCATTCCGATTCCCGCCGTTCGTCGGGCATGTCGTCCTCCCTCGTTTCCTTCCGTCGCCATCCGCTGGCCCTGGCCTGTGCAGGCTTGGCCCTGGCTGCCAGCTTCGGTGCTGCCGCGCAGGACAGTGCGCCGACCCCGACCGGGCTGGACACCATCACCGTGACCGCCGAGCACCGCGAGCAGAACCTGCAGGAAGTGCCGGTGTCGGTAGGCGTGGTGCAGGGCGAGCGCATGCGCGACTTCACCGCCGGCGGCGACGACACCCTGCTGGCGCTGTCCGGCCGCGTGCCGAGCCTGTATGCAGAAACCACCACCGGCCGCATCTTCCCGCGCTTCTACATCCGCGGCCTGGGCAACATCGATTTCTACCTGGGTGCGTCGCAGCCGGTGTCGATCATCCAGGACGACGTCGTGCTGGAACACGTGGTGCTGAAGTCCAACCCGGTCTATGACGTGGACCAGGTGGAAGTGCTGCGCGGTCCGCAGGGCTCGCTGTTCGGCCGCAACACCACCGCCGGCATCGTCAAGTTCGACACCCTCAAGCCGACCCAGGACTACAGCGGCCGCGTCAGCGCCAGCTACGCCTCCTACAACAGCGTGTCGATCGACGGTGGCTTCGGTGGCCCGATCAACGACATCGCTTCGTTCCGCGTGTCGGCCCTGTACCAGCACCGCGACGACTACGTCGACAACACCTACACCGGCCCCAGCGCCGACGGCACGGTCAGCCCGAAGAAGAACGCCATGGGCGGCTTCGACGACCGCAACGTGCGTGCGCAGCTGCTGCTGACCCCGAGCGACCAGTTCTCGATCCTCGCTTCGGCCCACGCCCGCGATTACGAAGGCACCTCGACCCTGTTCCTGCGCAACGCGCTGACCAAAGGCTCGAACAAGACCGACGTGCCGCGTGACCAGGTGGCCTACGACGAGGCCGACAACAACCCGCAGGCGTACAAGACCTACGGCGGTTCGGTGAAGGCGCGTTATGACTTCGGCGCGATCGACTTCACCTCGATCACCGCTTACGAAACCACCTCCGGCTACAGCCGCGGTGACACCGACGGCGGCGCCGCGGTCAACTTCCCGGTCAATGACGTGCCGAACGGCTATGGCCAATCGATGGGCCAGATCCGTGACCTGGACCAGTGGACCCAGGAATTCCGCCTGGCCAGCCACGATGACAGCGCCCTGCAGTGGCAGGCCGGCGCGTTCTACTTCAACGGCAGCGATACCACCGACTTCTACCAGCGCGCCTGGTTCCTGAAGGGCGCGGCGCGCAATCCGAACAACTGGGTGCGCCTGCGCAACAAGAACACCTCGTGGGCCGGCTTCGGTCAGCTCAGCTACGCCTTCACCGACAAGTTCACCGTCACCGCCGGTCTGCGCCAGACCCGTGATGAGAAGCACACCCGTCTGTTGAAGACCGCCGACACCGCCGCGGGTGCAGTCACCTACAAGGGCCGCACCGACGTCAAGATGACCGACACGACCCCGAGCTGGGATCTGAGCGCGATGTATCAGATCACCCCGGACGTGAGCGTCTATGCGAAGGTCGCGCGCGGCTTCCGCGGCCCGACCATCCAGGGCCGTTCGGCCGTGTTCAACGCTGACTTCACCACCGCCGATTCGGAGACGATCCTGTCCTGGGAAGCGGGCGTGAAGAGCAGCCTGTGGGACAACCGCCTGCGCTTGAATGCCACCGCGTTCACCTACACCGTCAACGACATCCAGCTCAACGGCAACGATTCGGACGGCAACGGCGTGCTGTTCAACGCCGACAAGGCCAAGGCCTACGGCTTCGAAGCGGACATGGAACTGCGCCCGATCCCGAACCTGACCCTGAGCGCCGGTCTGAGCCTGCTGCACAGCGAGATCAAGGACAAGCGCGTGTATGCGCAGGTCTGCGCACTGAACGGCAAGGTGGTGTGCACCGTCGATGACCCGACGATCAAGGTCGGTGCCAACACCTTCGCCCAGATCGATGGCAATCCGCTGCCGAACGCGCCGAAGTACAACGTCAACCTGGCCGCGCGTTACGACTTCCCGCTCAGCGATGCGGGCACGATGTTCGTGTCCACCGACTGGAACAAGCAGGGCTACACCAGCTTCGTGCTGTACGACAGCCAGGAGTTCAATTCGAAGGGTGACTTCGAAGGCGGCCTGAAGATCGGCTACTCGGGCAACTACGGCGCGTATGAAGTGTCGCTGTTCGCGCGCAACATCACCAACGAGAAGAACCTCAAGGGTGTCATCGAGAACTACATGGCGGCGGTCTACAACGAACCGCGCACCGTGGGTGTGTCGCTGAACATGAACTGGTAA
- a CDS encoding TetR/AcrR family transcriptional regulator — MAGRPREFDRDQALRKAMLLFWQHGYEGTSMSALVEALGIASARIYAAFGSKEQLFREAVALYEEGEGGFAPRALEQASLRDAIGSMLRDAVLTYTRRGRPHGCLVVSSASSVSPDGEGVRDWLASHRRQRTAAIIARLQQAQADGQLAADLSVQALGDHFATVLHGISVQARDGVSRERLLAMVEVALAPLP; from the coding sequence ATGGCAGGGCGACCGCGCGAATTCGACAGGGACCAGGCATTGCGCAAGGCGATGCTGCTGTTCTGGCAGCACGGCTATGAGGGCACCTCGATGTCGGCCCTGGTCGAAGCGCTTGGCATTGCCTCGGCGCGCATCTACGCCGCGTTCGGCAGCAAGGAGCAGTTGTTCCGCGAAGCGGTGGCGCTGTACGAGGAAGGCGAGGGCGGCTTCGCGCCGCGCGCGCTCGAGCAGGCGTCACTGCGCGATGCGATCGGCAGCATGCTGCGTGATGCCGTGTTGACCTACACCCGTCGCGGTCGTCCGCATGGCTGCCTGGTGGTGTCCTCGGCAAGCAGCGTGTCACCGGATGGCGAGGGCGTACGTGACTGGCTGGCCAGCCATCGTCGCCAGCGCACGGCGGCGATCATCGCGCGGCTGCAGCAGGCGCAGGCGGACGGCCAGCTGGCGGCCGATCTGTCCGTGCAGGCCCTGGGCGATCATTTCGCCACGGTGCTGCATGGCATCTCGGTACAGGCGCGTGACGGCGTCAGCCGCGAACGTCTGCTGGCGATGGTCGAGGTTGCGCTGGCGCCGTTGCCGTGA
- a CDS encoding sugar phosphate isomerase/epimerase family protein, whose amino-acid sequence MQTLKGPSLHLAQFAGDQAPFDSLAGIAEWAAGHGFKALQIPAWDARLFDLATAADSQDYCDDIRGTLAEHGLQVSELTTHILGQLVAVHPAYDELCDGFAPEALRGNPQARSEWAQQQLHLAARASRRLGLQDMGTFSGSFAWPYLFPFPQRPPGLIDAAFDELARRWRPILDTCEDNGINLCYEIHPSEDLHDGTSFERFFERVGQHERCRILFDPSHFVLQQLDYLQFLDIYHPLVRMFHVKDAEFRPNGRQGIYGGYADWTERAGRFRSLGDGQVDFKSIFSKLAQYDYAGWATLEWECCLKDQEAGAREGAAFIRDHIIPVTDKIFDDFAGAPISSAQMQHMLGIA is encoded by the coding sequence ATGCAAACCCTCAAAGGCCCCAGCCTGCATCTGGCGCAGTTCGCTGGCGACCAGGCGCCGTTCGACAGCCTCGCCGGCATCGCCGAGTGGGCCGCCGGCCACGGCTTCAAGGCCCTGCAGATTCCGGCCTGGGACGCGCGCCTGTTCGACCTGGCCACCGCCGCCGACAGCCAGGACTACTGCGACGACATCCGTGGCACCCTGGCCGAACACGGCCTGCAGGTCAGCGAGCTGACCACCCACATCCTGGGCCAGCTGGTGGCCGTGCATCCGGCCTACGATGAACTGTGCGATGGCTTCGCCCCGGAGGCGCTGCGCGGCAATCCGCAGGCACGCAGCGAATGGGCACAGCAGCAGTTGCATCTGGCCGCCCGCGCCTCGCGCCGGCTCGGCCTGCAGGACATGGGCACCTTCTCCGGCTCGTTCGCCTGGCCCTACCTGTTCCCGTTCCCGCAGCGTCCGCCGGGCCTGATCGACGCCGCATTCGATGAGCTGGCACGACGCTGGCGGCCGATCCTCGATACCTGCGAGGACAACGGCATCAACCTCTGCTACGAAATCCATCCCAGCGAAGACCTGCACGATGGCACCAGCTTCGAACGCTTCTTCGAGCGTGTGGGCCAGCATGAGCGCTGCCGCATCCTGTTCGATCCCAGCCACTTCGTGCTGCAGCAGCTGGATTACCTGCAGTTCCTGGACATCTACCATCCGCTTGTCCGCATGTTCCATGTCAAGGACGCGGAGTTCCGCCCCAATGGCCGCCAGGGCATCTACGGTGGTTACGCCGACTGGACCGAACGCGCCGGCCGCTTCCGCTCGCTGGGCGATGGCCAGGTCGATTTCAAGTCGATCTTCTCCAAGCTGGCGCAGTACGACTACGCCGGCTGGGCAACGCTGGAATGGGAGTGCTGCCTGAAGGACCAGGAGGCCGGTGCGCGCGAAGGTGCCGCCTTCATCCGCGACCACATCATTCCGGTCACCGACAAGATCTTCGACGACTTCGCCGGCGCGCCGATCAGCAGCGCCCAGATGCAGCACATGCTCGGCATCGCCTGA
- a CDS encoding alpha/beta fold hydrolase yields MTNIPTAGTSGDDTLRHHYLRIDGQRVHCVSAGSGQPVLLIPGWPQTWFAWRHVLHALAEAGFEAIAVDPPGIGESDRPAHGYDTGSAAAVLHQTMQALGHERYQVVGHDIGMWIAYALASDQPQAVQRLAVTEAVIPGLAPEPGIFAAPADNIFLWHFMFNQVADLPEALISGRERAYLDFMFDRWSYRRDAVASETYIAAYSRPGALRAGFAWYRAIPETIRQNQVRAQRRLTMPVLAIGAEHATGNAPMLTLQPHADDLRGSVVPGCGHFIMEEAPQAFLAQLLPFLQEADHAA; encoded by the coding sequence ATGACGAACATCCCCACCGCTGGCACCTCCGGCGACGACACCCTGCGCCACCACTACCTGCGCATCGACGGCCAGCGTGTGCATTGCGTCTCCGCCGGCAGCGGACAACCGGTGCTGTTGATCCCCGGCTGGCCGCAGACCTGGTTCGCCTGGCGCCACGTGCTGCATGCGCTGGCCGAGGCCGGTTTCGAAGCGATCGCGGTCGACCCGCCCGGCATCGGCGAATCCGATCGTCCCGCGCACGGTTACGACACCGGCAGTGCCGCCGCGGTACTGCATCAGACCATGCAGGCCCTCGGCCACGAGCGCTACCAGGTGGTCGGCCATGACATCGGCATGTGGATCGCCTATGCGCTGGCCAGCGACCAGCCGCAGGCGGTACAGCGCCTGGCCGTGACCGAAGCGGTGATTCCCGGGCTGGCGCCTGAGCCGGGCATCTTCGCCGCGCCAGCCGACAACATCTTCCTGTGGCACTTCATGTTCAATCAGGTGGCCGATCTGCCCGAGGCACTCATCAGCGGTCGCGAACGCGCCTACCTGGACTTCATGTTCGACCGCTGGTCGTACCGGCGCGATGCGGTAGCCAGCGAAACCTATATCGCTGCCTACAGCCGGCCCGGCGCGTTGCGTGCAGGGTTTGCCTGGTACCGCGCGATCCCGGAAACCATCCGCCAGAACCAGGTCCGCGCACAACGTCGCTTGACCATGCCGGTGCTGGCCATCGGCGCCGAGCATGCCACTGGCAACGCCCCGATGCTGACCCTGCAGCCGCACGCCGATGACCTGCGCGGCAGCGTCGTGCCGGGCTGTGGCCACTTCATCATGGAAGAAGCACCGCAGGCCTTCCTCGCCCAGCTGCTGCCGTTCCTGCAGGAGGCTGACCATGCCGCTTGA
- a CDS encoding alpha/beta hydrolase, translated as MPLEPALQAFVDAVAAQPLPDDLLELRALSEQALPTLQGAAEAVSHVVEHVISARDGHALVVRLYTPAAISTDPRPALLFAHGGGWFQCSLAVYDGPCRALANASGHVIAAVGYRLAPEHPFPTPLHDVADAWLWLQANAADLGLDPARLVIGGDSAGGNLAAACCLLLRDQELPLPSHQLLLYPALDATMASSTYGEFADGYYLSAELMQRCWQAYLGDGDRRQALASPLHARDLRGLPAATVLSCEFDPLRDEAEQYAAHLREAGVDCTLERLPGMIHACIHLHGVSAATDIAIQRAAALLP; from the coding sequence ATGCCGCTTGAACCCGCGTTGCAGGCGTTCGTGGATGCGGTGGCGGCGCAACCGCTGCCAGACGATCTGCTGGAACTGCGCGCATTGAGCGAGCAGGCGCTGCCCACGCTGCAGGGTGCCGCCGAGGCGGTATCGCATGTCGTGGAGCACGTCATCAGCGCGCGCGACGGCCATGCGCTGGTCGTGCGCCTGTACACGCCCGCAGCCATCAGCACGGACCCGCGCCCTGCCCTGTTGTTCGCCCACGGCGGTGGCTGGTTCCAGTGCTCGCTTGCGGTCTATGACGGCCCCTGCCGGGCCTTGGCCAATGCCAGCGGCCATGTCATCGCTGCCGTCGGCTATCGCCTGGCTCCGGAGCATCCGTTCCCGACGCCGCTGCACGACGTCGCCGACGCCTGGCTGTGGCTGCAGGCCAATGCCGCAGACCTGGGTCTTGATCCAGCACGCCTGGTCATCGGCGGCGACAGCGCGGGCGGCAATCTCGCTGCGGCGTGCTGCCTGCTGCTGCGCGATCAGGAACTGCCGCTGCCATCGCATCAACTGCTGCTGTACCCGGCACTGGACGCCACCATGGCCAGCAGCACCTACGGCGAGTTCGCCGACGGCTACTACCTCAGCGCCGAACTGATGCAGCGCTGCTGGCAGGCCTATCTGGGCGACGGTGACCGCCGACAGGCGCTTGCTTCGCCCCTGCATGCCCGCGATCTGCGCGGGCTGCCAGCGGCCACGGTACTGAGCTGTGAGTTCGACCCGCTGCGCGACGAAGCTGAACAGTACGCCGCGCACCTGCGGGAGGCGGGCGTGGACTGCACGCTGGAGCGCCTGCCGGGGATGATCCACGCCTGCATCCACCTGCATGGTGTATCGGCTGCGACCGACATCGCGATCCAGCGCGCGGCGGCCCTGCTGCCCTGA